One part of the Thermoleophilaceae bacterium genome encodes these proteins:
- a CDS encoding NADH-quinone oxidoreductase subunit H — protein QLISYEVALGLSLLGVAMTAGSLSIVDIVASQDNIWYVIPQFVGFCIFMVAGFAETARAPFDLPEGDAEIVGGYNTEFGGMRFGSFFMAEYINMIVIAGIATATFLGGWHGPGPDFLNPLWVVLKMLFFLVLFIWVRATLPRLRYDQLMSFGWKVLLPLATLNVLVTAILVAT, from the coding sequence CAGCTGATCTCCTACGAGGTCGCGCTCGGCCTGTCGCTGCTCGGCGTGGCGATGACGGCGGGCTCGCTGTCGATCGTCGACATCGTCGCCTCGCAGGACAACATCTGGTACGTGATCCCGCAGTTCGTGGGCTTCTGCATCTTCATGGTGGCTGGCTTCGCGGAGACCGCGCGCGCGCCGTTCGACCTGCCCGAGGGGGACGCCGAGATCGTGGGCGGCTACAACACGGAGTTCGGCGGCATGCGCTTCGGCTCGTTCTTCATGGCCGAGTACATCAACATGATCGTGATCGCGGGCATCGCCACCGCCACCTTCCTCGGCGGATGGCATGGACCCGGCCCCGATTTCCTGAACCCGCTCTGGGTAGTGCTCAAGATGCTGTTCTTCCTCGTCCTCTTCATCTGGGTGCGCGCCACGCTGCCGCGCCTCCGCTACGACCAGCTCATGTCGTTCGGCTGGAAGGTGCTGCTGCCGCTCGCCACCCTCAACGTCCTCGTCACCGCAATCCTCGTCGCCACATGA
- the nuoI gene encoding NADH-quinone oxidoreductase subunit NuoI: MTPYDPSADVIEVGRGPKPGGPLSVYRVFGETLRGLKTSFARVVEGPVTMEYPEQKTPVYPRFRGRHKLHRFEDSGLEKCVGCSLCAAACPAECIRVVAAENTPDHQVSAGERYAAVYEINMTRCIFCGYCEVACPFDAITMGNDYELADYTRTDLLFTKEMLLADPIEKTPLRTGDE, encoded by the coding sequence ATGACCCCATACGACCCCTCAGCAGACGTGATCGAAGTGGGCCGCGGGCCCAAGCCCGGCGGACCGTTGTCGGTGTACCGGGTGTTCGGCGAGACGCTGCGCGGCCTCAAGACGTCGTTCGCGCGCGTGGTCGAGGGCCCGGTGACGATGGAGTACCCCGAGCAGAAGACGCCGGTGTACCCGCGCTTCCGCGGGCGCCACAAGCTGCATCGCTTCGAGGACTCGGGCCTGGAGAAGTGCGTGGGCTGCTCGCTCTGCGCCGCCGCGTGCCCGGCCGAGTGCATTCGCGTGGTGGCCGCCGAGAACACGCCCGACCACCAGGTGTCGGCCGGCGAGCGCTACGCGGCGGTCTACGAGATCAACATGACGCGCTGCATCTTCTGCGGCTACTGCGAGGTGGCCTGCCCGTTCGACGCAATCACGATGGGCAACGACTACGAGCTCGCCGACTACACGCGCACGGATCTCCTGTTCACGAAGGAGATGCTGCTGGCCGACCCGATCGAGAAGACGCCGCTGCGTACGGGGGACGAATGA
- a CDS encoding NADH-quinone oxidoreductase subunit J has protein sequence MIFEDIVFFIAAIGALAGAAGVVILRNPFYSVLSLVGHLFFLAVLFLLLHAQFLAAAQLIVYAGAVMVLYVFVVAYIGGAEEPLGQNVPGIRPLGVLFAACVLIELCIAVIGSGLKALDTHGAHVDNGFGAPAQIGSLLLNQFLIPFEAASYLLLIAAVGALVLARKRRGFEELTEGGGAA, from the coding sequence ATGATCTTCGAGGACATCGTCTTCTTCATCGCGGCGATCGGCGCGCTGGCGGGAGCAGCGGGCGTGGTGATCCTGCGCAACCCGTTCTACAGCGTGCTCTCGCTCGTGGGGCACCTGTTCTTCCTAGCGGTGCTGTTCCTGCTCCTGCACGCGCAGTTCCTCGCCGCGGCGCAGCTGATCGTGTACGCGGGCGCCGTGATGGTGCTGTATGTGTTCGTGGTCGCCTACATCGGCGGCGCCGAGGAGCCGCTCGGGCAGAACGTGCCGGGCATCCGCCCGCTGGGGGTGCTGTTCGCGGCCTGCGTGCTGATCGAGCTGTGCATCGCGGTGATCGGCTCCGGGCTCAAGGCGCTCGACACGCACGGCGCCCACGTCGACAACGGCTTCGGCGCCCCGGCGCAGATCGGCTCGCTGCTGCTCAACCAGTTCCTGATCCCGTTCGAGGCGGCTTCCTACCTGCTTCTGATCGCCGCCGTGGGAGCGCTCGTGCTCGCCCGCAAGCGGCGCGGCTTCGAGGAGCTCACCGAGGGAGGCGGCGCGGCGTGA
- the nuoK gene encoding NADH-quinone oxidoreductase subunit NuoK, protein MSVTWYLVLSAFIFAIGAAGVLTRRNPLVVLLCLELMLNAGNLALIAFSRMWGNGDGQIFALVVMVVAACEVVVGLGIIVGIFRRRIPEDVDALSELRG, encoded by the coding sequence GTGAGCGTTACCTGGTACCTCGTGCTGTCGGCGTTCATCTTCGCGATCGGCGCCGCGGGCGTGCTCACGCGGCGCAACCCGCTGGTGGTGCTGCTCTGCCTCGAGCTGATGCTGAACGCCGGCAACCTCGCGCTGATCGCGTTCTCGCGCATGTGGGGCAACGGTGACGGCCAGATCTTCGCTCTGGTCGTGATGGTCGTGGCCGCCTGCGAGGTCGTGGTGGGGCTCGGGATCATCGTCGGCATCTTCCGCCGGCGGATTCCTGAGGACGTTGACGCCTTGTCGGAGCTTCGCGGGTGA
- the nuoL gene encoding NADH-quinone oxidoreductase subunit L codes for MSATAWAWLVLAFPLAGTIVISLGWRALPGRAGGWLGSAMILGSFVCSILAALKMQDLAPHARHASSTLFDYAHSAGLNIGMSIYVDPLSLFMALVVSGVSFLIHVYSISYMTSDRGFNRYFAYLNYFVFTMLLLVLAGNIIILIVGWAGVGTASYLLISFWYRRTTATAAGIKAFVMNVIGDVALVIAAFLLWKNAGHHVSFTGIFAGSKTHFSHDQGTLIAACLLLTVGAFAKSAQLPLHTWLPDAMEGPTPVSALIHAATMVTAGVYLIARFHPLYEQAPTAANITAGIAAATLFFAATCALAVTDLKRIIAYSTMSQIGYMMVGVSTGGYDGGLFHLMTHAFFKALLFMGAGSVIGAMAGIQDIDRMGGFRKSMRFTYITFLIGALALASMVPFSGWFSKDEILGFDVHRGGYYLVLAIVGFAAALMTAFYSFRMVFRVFHGDAVPEAQSLERGELYHAEHVNPMTGEHEDTDVGFPGAEHHIAEREWPMKFPMAILAVLAVIGGIVGIPGVTHWLRNFLDPAFADSRFINTQPTDSASWIGLIIGAGIALAGITIAYVCYLRQPGTTARLIQRLPFLYRLFVNRWYFDELYDAVFVRPTATFGNFGRYVVESAFVQGTLVGGATRVVGTGTSIARALESGYLRAYAVLMLLGFGGLGLYFLIQAAF; via the coding sequence GTGAGCGCAACAGCCTGGGCATGGCTGGTGCTGGCGTTCCCGCTGGCGGGGACGATCGTGATCTCCCTCGGTTGGCGTGCGCTACCCGGTCGCGCGGGCGGGTGGCTCGGCTCGGCCATGATCCTCGGCTCGTTCGTCTGCTCGATCCTGGCGGCGCTGAAGATGCAGGACCTCGCGCCGCACGCGCGTCACGCCTCATCCACGCTCTTCGACTACGCGCACAGCGCCGGCCTGAACATCGGGATGAGCATCTACGTGGACCCGCTCTCGCTGTTCATGGCGCTGGTGGTGAGCGGCGTGTCCTTCCTCATCCACGTCTACTCGATCTCGTACATGACGTCGGACCGGGGCTTCAACCGCTACTTCGCCTACCTCAACTACTTCGTCTTCACGATGCTGCTGCTGGTCCTCGCCGGCAACATCATCATCCTCATCGTCGGGTGGGCGGGCGTCGGCACGGCGTCATACCTCCTGATCTCGTTCTGGTACCGCCGCACCACCGCCACCGCGGCCGGCATCAAGGCGTTCGTGATGAACGTGATCGGCGACGTCGCGCTCGTGATCGCCGCGTTCCTGCTCTGGAAGAACGCGGGCCACCACGTGAGCTTCACGGGCATCTTCGCCGGCTCGAAGACCCACTTCAGCCACGACCAGGGCACGCTGATTGCAGCCTGCCTGCTGCTCACCGTGGGCGCGTTCGCCAAATCGGCGCAGCTGCCGCTCCACACCTGGTTGCCGGACGCCATGGAGGGCCCCACGCCCGTCAGCGCGCTAATCCACGCGGCCACGATGGTCACGGCCGGCGTCTACCTGATCGCGCGCTTCCACCCGCTTTACGAGCAGGCGCCCACCGCGGCGAACATCACCGCGGGGATCGCCGCCGCCACGCTCTTCTTCGCCGCAACCTGCGCGCTGGCGGTGACCGACCTCAAACGGATCATCGCCTACTCCACGATGTCCCAGATCGGCTACATGATGGTCGGCGTCTCCACCGGCGGCTACGACGGCGGCCTCTTCCACCTCATGACGCACGCGTTCTTCAAGGCGCTTCTGTTCATGGGCGCGGGCTCCGTGATCGGCGCGATGGCCGGCATCCAGGACATCGACCGCATGGGCGGCTTCCGCAAATCCATGCGCTTCACCTACATCACGTTCCTGATCGGAGCGCTCGCGCTCGCCAGCATGGTGCCGTTCTCAGGCTGGTTCTCGAAGGACGAGATCCTCGGCTTCGACGTTCACCGCGGCGGCTACTACCTCGTGCTCGCCATCGTGGGCTTCGCCGCCGCGCTGATGACCGCCTTCTACTCGTTCCGGATGGTGTTCCGCGTGTTCCACGGCGACGCCGTGCCGGAGGCGCAGTCGCTCGAGCGCGGCGAGCTCTACCACGCCGAGCACGTGAACCCGATGACGGGCGAGCACGAGGACACCGATGTGGGCTTCCCCGGCGCCGAGCACCACATCGCCGAGCGTGAGTGGCCGATGAAGTTCCCGATGGCGATCCTCGCGGTGCTGGCGGTAATCGGAGGCATCGTCGGCATCCCGGGCGTCACGCACTGGCTCCGGAACTTCCTCGACCCGGCCTTCGCCGACTCCAGGTTCATCAACACGCAGCCCACCGACAGCGCTTCGTGGATCGGGCTGATCATCGGCGCCGGGATCGCGCTAGCCGGGATCACGATCGCCTACGTCTGCTACCTGCGCCAGCCCGGCACAACCGCGCGGCTCATCCAGCGCCTCCCGTTCCTGTACCGCCTGTTCGTGAACCGCTGGTACTTCGACGAGCTGTACGACGCGGTGTTCGTGCGGCCCACCGCCACGTTCGGCAACTTCGGCCGCTACGTGGTGGAGAGCGCGTTCGTGCAGGGCACGCTCGTGGGCGGCGCAACGCGAGTGGTGGGCACGGGCACCTCGATCGCCCGCGCGCTCGAGTCCGGTTACCTGCGCGCCTATGCCGTGTTGATGCTCCTCGGCTTTGGCGGCCTCGGCCTCTACTTCCTGATCCAGGCGGCGTTCTGA
- a CDS encoding NADH-quinone oxidoreductase subunit M gives MTIYLSIILFLPAVAGLLAMFVPRRLAGWTLVTGTVLTLAYAIVMLARFKTGGGLQFITNDNWISELGIRYSLAVDGLNLFLIVLTALLWVPASLAAALREWDRPRLFMMFMGFGETAVLGAFMAQDLALFVVFFDLMLVPFYFLVGMWGGEDRVYATTKLVIYTLAGSLLMLAAAVALGVMATPAGGHISFSLATLQHAHLSGGSQYWIFLLFAAAFLVKAPAFPLHGWMPDAYRQAPLPVILVFSAVVSKVGVYGFLRIVLPVLPQASVHFQELMLAVAVVSILYGSVLAFSQDEARLVLGYSSIAQLGFILLGIFSLDPKGGQGAVMQMVNHGLVVAPLFLIIGYLAIRAQGRDSLDWMGGLAFRAPVLAGVFLIVALATLAMPGSSNFIGELYILFGTFQSKIVYGLVASVGVVLAAVYMIRFYQRAMHNPVGVHAESRDLALGPELGVIAPLVLIILALGVYPNFLLHRINAFAPTQQHSSQVALKR, from the coding sequence ATGACGATCTACCTGTCGATCATCCTGTTCCTGCCCGCCGTCGCGGGGCTGCTCGCGATGTTCGTGCCGCGCCGGCTCGCCGGCTGGACGCTCGTCACCGGCACGGTGCTCACGCTCGCCTACGCGATCGTGATGCTCGCGCGCTTCAAGACCGGCGGCGGGCTGCAGTTCATCACGAACGACAACTGGATCTCGGAGCTCGGCATCCGCTACTCGCTGGCGGTGGACGGGCTCAACCTGTTCCTGATCGTGCTCACCGCCCTGCTGTGGGTGCCCGCGTCGCTCGCCGCCGCGCTGCGCGAGTGGGACCGGCCGCGCCTCTTCATGATGTTCATGGGCTTCGGCGAGACGGCGGTGCTCGGCGCGTTCATGGCGCAGGACCTCGCGCTGTTCGTCGTGTTCTTCGACCTGATGCTCGTGCCCTTCTACTTCCTCGTGGGCATGTGGGGCGGCGAGGACCGCGTCTACGCCACCACGAAGCTCGTGATCTACACGCTCGCCGGATCGCTCCTGATGCTGGCGGCCGCTGTCGCCCTCGGCGTTATGGCCACGCCGGCGGGCGGGCACATCTCGTTCTCACTCGCCACGCTCCAGCACGCTCATTTGTCCGGCGGCTCGCAGTACTGGATCTTCCTGCTGTTCGCCGCCGCCTTCCTCGTGAAGGCCCCCGCGTTCCCGCTCCACGGCTGGATGCCGGACGCCTACCGTCAGGCGCCGCTGCCGGTGATCCTCGTGTTCTCAGCCGTGGTGTCGAAGGTGGGCGTGTACGGCTTCCTGCGGATCGTGCTGCCGGTGCTGCCGCAGGCATCCGTGCACTTCCAGGAGCTCATGCTGGCCGTGGCGGTGGTGTCGATCCTTTACGGCTCGGTGCTCGCGTTCTCTCAGGACGAGGCGCGGCTCGTGCTCGGCTACTCGTCGATCGCGCAGCTCGGCTTCATCCTGCTCGGCATCTTCTCCCTGGATCCGAAGGGCGGGCAGGGCGCCGTGATGCAGATGGTCAATCACGGGCTTGTGGTGGCGCCGCTCTTCCTCATCATCGGGTACCTCGCGATCCGCGCGCAGGGCCGCGACTCGCTCGACTGGATGGGCGGACTGGCGTTCCGCGCGCCGGTGCTCGCGGGCGTGTTCCTGATCGTCGCGCTGGCCACGCTGGCGATGCCCGGCTCGTCGAACTTCATCGGCGAGCTCTACATCCTGTTCGGCACCTTCCAGTCGAAGATCGTCTACGGGCTGGTGGCGAGCGTGGGCGTGGTGCTGGCGGCCGTGTACATGATCCGCTTCTACCAGCGGGCGATGCACAACCCGGTGGGCGTGCATGCCGAGTCGCGTGACCTCGCGCTCGGGCCGGAGCTGGGCGTGATCGCGCCGCTCGTGCTCATCATCCTCGCGCTCGGCGTGTATCCGAACTTCCTGCTGCACAGGATCAACGCGTTCGCCCCGACTCAGCAGCACTCGTCCCAGGTGGCGCTCAAGCGATGA
- a CDS encoding NADH-quinone oxidoreductase subunit N: MTTLHLIAAAKAPVIDYKGISPLFATAGGAVIVLMAALIRGRFAQRVLVPLLTVGALGAAIGLTIWNWHTGDSKPIVEGALAHDALSLGLSLLFYISGVATVAFAWRSRALRESGTGEFFGLMLGSIAGMTILASAENLITLFIGIELLSIPLYVLCASDVRRETSLESGLKYLVIGSVGSATLLYGLALIYGATGHTGFAAIDGAIGSGVKVTDPLLLTGIALAAAGLAFKASVAPFHAWTPDVYEGAPTPVTAFMAVATKTAAFAIILRFFLEALISAQVQWAPALAALAVITIIVGNVGAIAQSSLKRMLAWSGVAQAGYMLAGVVVGTQLGLQATAFYLAVYLFMNLAAFGVVIARERVSEHGDGLKSLEGLGAASPWLAWPMTIAMLSLAGFPATAGFIGKFYLISATVDGNWAWLGVIIVVGSMISLVYYLRVIAVMWMTPFKLELPGRPRRRAREVQPVAGWSPEADPRAQPEVLLVTLVMAAATIFFGIVPSPLFHLAHDVGTSISALF, translated from the coding sequence ATGACAACTCTTCACCTCATAGCCGCCGCCAAGGCTCCGGTGATCGATTACAAGGGCATCTCGCCGTTGTTCGCCACCGCGGGCGGCGCTGTGATCGTGTTGATGGCGGCGCTGATCCGCGGGCGCTTCGCTCAGCGCGTGCTCGTGCCGCTCCTCACCGTCGGCGCGCTCGGCGCCGCGATCGGCCTCACGATCTGGAACTGGCACACGGGCGACTCCAAGCCGATCGTCGAAGGCGCGCTGGCACACGATGCGCTGTCGCTCGGACTCTCGCTCCTCTTCTACATATCCGGCGTGGCCACGGTGGCGTTCGCGTGGCGATCGCGCGCGCTGCGGGAGTCCGGCACCGGCGAGTTCTTCGGCCTCATGCTCGGCTCGATCGCGGGCATGACGATCCTCGCGTCCGCCGAGAACCTCATCACGCTCTTCATAGGAATCGAGCTGCTCTCGATTCCGCTGTACGTGCTGTGCGCGAGCGACGTGCGCCGCGAGACCTCGCTCGAGTCCGGCCTCAAGTACCTCGTGATCGGCTCTGTGGGATCCGCCACGCTGCTCTACGGGCTGGCGCTGATCTACGGCGCCACCGGCCACACGGGTTTCGCCGCCATCGACGGCGCCATCGGCAGCGGCGTGAAGGTCACGGATCCGCTGCTGCTCACCGGGATCGCCCTGGCGGCCGCAGGCCTCGCCTTCAAGGCGAGCGTGGCGCCGTTCCATGCCTGGACGCCGGACGTCTACGAGGGCGCGCCCACGCCGGTCACGGCCTTCATGGCGGTGGCCACGAAGACGGCGGCCTTCGCGATCATCCTTCGCTTCTTCCTCGAGGCACTGATCAGCGCGCAGGTGCAATGGGCGCCGGCGCTCGCCGCGCTGGCGGTGATCACGATCATCGTGGGCAACGTCGGGGCGATCGCGCAGAGCTCGCTCAAGCGAATGCTCGCGTGGTCCGGCGTGGCGCAGGCGGGCTACATGCTCGCCGGCGTGGTGGTGGGCACGCAGCTCGGCCTGCAGGCAACGGCGTTCTACCTGGCGGTCTACCTGTTCATGAACCTCGCCGCGTTCGGCGTTGTGATCGCACGCGAGCGCGTGTCCGAGCACGGCGATGGACTGAAGTCGCTCGAGGGCCTCGGCGCGGCGAGCCCGTGGCTGGCCTGGCCGATGACGATCGCGATGCTCTCGCTCGCCGGCTTCCCCGCCACCGCCGGCTTCATCGGAAAGTTCTACCTGATCTCCGCCACGGTGGACGGGAACTGGGCGTGGCTCGGCGTGATAATCGTCGTGGGCTCGATGATCTCGCTGGTGTACTACCTGCGCGTGATCGCCGTGATGTGGATGACTCCGTTCAAGCTCGAGCTACCCGGCCGCCCGCGGCGGCGTGCGCGCGAAGTGCAGCCGGTGGCCGGCTGGTCCCCCGAGGCGGATCCGCGCGCGCAGCCCGAGGTGCTCCTCGTCACGCTGGTGATGGCCGCGGCCACGATCTTCTTCGGCATCGTGCCCTCCCCGCTCTTCCATCTCGCCCACGACGTGGGCACCTCCATCAGCGCACTGTTCTAG
- a CDS encoding MEDS domain-containing protein: protein MPVLECSRCNELYYSAHGSTTLSCDACGGGVWRVFDDEVSFARVAALDRRAQPGDHAVLVYAQEGPAADFCADYLRDGMAHGERLVLAIPEALRDAVLERLGSAAVGDALVLDSREIYRPGFNPEATAAEYADLARSSGAVRLLCGPDGEAAAEIDAADLERYERIAHQLVIELNATALCVYDGQRLPIGFSPVAVHTHPLISRDGDKLRRNPDFVYEVT, encoded by the coding sequence ATGCCAGTCCTTGAGTGCTCACGCTGCAATGAGCTGTATTACTCGGCTCATGGGTCCACCACGCTCTCGTGTGATGCCTGCGGCGGCGGCGTGTGGCGGGTCTTCGACGATGAGGTGAGCTTCGCGCGCGTGGCCGCGCTCGATCGGAGAGCTCAGCCGGGTGATCACGCCGTCCTCGTCTATGCCCAGGAGGGGCCGGCAGCGGACTTCTGCGCCGACTACCTGCGCGATGGGATGGCTCATGGAGAGCGCCTCGTGCTCGCCATCCCTGAGGCGCTGCGCGATGCGGTGCTGGAGCGCCTGGGTTCAGCTGCGGTGGGCGACGCGCTCGTGCTCGACTCGCGGGAGATCTACAGGCCCGGGTTCAACCCGGAGGCCACCGCTGCGGAGTATGCGGATCTGGCTCGCTCGAGCGGAGCCGTGCGGCTCCTGTGCGGGCCCGATGGGGAGGCCGCGGCCGAAATCGACGCCGCCGACCTGGAACGCTACGAGCGAATCGCCCACCAGCTCGTGATCGAGCTGAATGCCACGGCGCTGTGCGTGTACGACGGTCAGCGGCTGCCGATCGGCTTCTCGCCCGTGGCGGTGCACACGCACCCGCTCATCTCGCGTGACGGCGATAAGCTTCGCCGCAACCCGGACTTCGTCTACGAGGTCACCTAG
- a CDS encoding aldehyde dehydrogenase family protein: protein MRPFANEPTLELRRAAARESLVAAMRDLDPQLPLAVPILVGRDRGAHEGFESTDPGEPDRVVATAGRATEADAAAAVEAAAAAFPAWRDIGARARADVLVGAAEILRSRRLELAALQVRECAKPWGEADGDVCEAIDFLEYYAREAVRLEHGPDLLQVPGERNSMRYEPRGVCAVIAPWNFPLAIPTGMTSAALAAGNSVVLKPAEQSPASALALVDALRDAGAPPGAISLLPGFGEVGAALVRDPRVHVIAFTGSSAVGLEIVRSSADTPEGQGHVKRVVAEMGGKNAVIVDSDADLDDAVPAIIRSAFVYAGQKCSAASRVLAHEGVADALLERLSGAVNVLIVGQADDFAIDVPPVIERDAQERVRRYAELAASDGRVVAQQPDIPANGWFCAPTLVTDLPPDSAVLRDEIFGPVLAVERVRSIAEACDALERSPFALTGGLFSRNPDTVAEVTRRTPVGNLYVNRHITGAMVGRQPFGGNRRSGIGSKAGGPDYLLQFVEPRVVTENTMRHGLVVE from the coding sequence GTGAGGCCGTTCGCAAATGAGCCCACGCTCGAACTGCGCCGGGCCGCCGCGCGCGAGTCGCTCGTGGCTGCGATGCGCGATCTCGACCCGCAACTGCCGCTGGCGGTGCCGATCCTGGTGGGGCGCGACCGCGGCGCGCACGAGGGCTTCGAGTCCACCGACCCCGGCGAGCCCGACCGCGTGGTGGCCACCGCCGGCCGCGCGACCGAGGCGGACGCCGCGGCCGCGGTGGAGGCCGCCGCGGCAGCTTTTCCGGCGTGGCGCGACATCGGGGCGCGGGCGCGCGCCGACGTGCTCGTGGGCGCGGCGGAGATCCTCCGCTCGCGGCGGCTCGAGCTCGCGGCGCTGCAGGTGCGCGAGTGCGCGAAGCCATGGGGCGAGGCGGATGGCGACGTGTGCGAGGCCATCGACTTCCTCGAGTACTACGCCCGCGAGGCGGTGAGGCTCGAGCACGGGCCGGACCTGCTCCAGGTGCCGGGCGAGCGCAACTCGATGCGCTACGAGCCGCGCGGCGTGTGCGCCGTGATCGCGCCCTGGAACTTCCCGCTCGCGATCCCCACGGGGATGACCTCGGCCGCTCTCGCGGCGGGTAACAGCGTGGTGCTGAAGCCCGCGGAGCAGTCGCCCGCCTCCGCGCTCGCGCTGGTGGACGCGCTGCGCGACGCGGGCGCCCCGCCCGGGGCGATCTCGCTGCTGCCCGGCTTCGGCGAGGTGGGCGCCGCCCTCGTGCGCGACCCGCGCGTGCACGTGATCGCCTTCACGGGCTCGAGTGCGGTGGGGCTCGAGATCGTCCGCTCCTCGGCCGACACGCCGGAGGGTCAGGGGCACGTCAAGCGCGTGGTGGCTGAGATGGGCGGCAAGAACGCCGTGATCGTGGATTCCGACGCCGACCTCGACGATGCCGTGCCGGCCATCATCAGGTCCGCGTTCGTGTATGCGGGGCAGAAATGCTCGGCGGCGTCGCGCGTGCTTGCGCACGAGGGCGTGGCGGACGCCCTGCTCGAGCGCCTCTCGGGCGCCGTGAACGTGCTGATCGTGGGCCAGGCGGACGACTTCGCGATCGACGTGCCGCCGGTTATCGAACGCGACGCGCAGGAGCGCGTGCGCCGCTACGCGGAGCTCGCGGCGAGCGACGGCCGCGTGGTGGCGCAGCAGCCCGATATCCCTGCAAATGGCTGGTTCTGCGCGCCCACTCTCGTCACCGACCTGCCGCCGGACTCGGCCGTGCTGCGCGACGAGATCTTCGGCCCGGTGCTGGCAGTGGAGCGAGTGAGGTCGATCGCGGAGGCGTGCGACGCCCTCGAACGCTCCCCGTTCGCCCTCACAGGCGGTCTCTTCTCACGCAACCCGGACACGGTGGCGGAGGTGACCCGCCGCACACCCGTCGGGAACCTGTACGTGAACCGCCACATCACGGGGGCGATGGTCGGGCGCCAGCCCTTCGGCGGCAATCGCCGGTCTGGCATCGGGTCGAAGGCCGGGGGGCCCGATTACCTGCTGCAGTTCGTGGAGCCGCGCGTTGTGACGGAGAACACGATGCGTCACGGCCTCGTGGTGGAGTAG
- a CDS encoding proline dehydrogenase family protein, translating to MSDVEHDPGVEAELNEVGRALYASFPQRSRNPVKALDARAMELASQDAELRAALFRFVDVTPACRSLDDLARHLSGYLNEVDAKPPPLEVAMRMAGTKPGRTALGAAAAGGVRHMAHRFIVGDSPRKALGILRELWEGGAASTVDLLGEATVTEAEADRYAARCAEALDTIAEAAPRWPERPQLEADSLGPLPRANLSVKVSALTPHIRPDAPALGRDDAARRMRPLLRKARDLGAHLHIDMESLDALETTMDLIFELLDEDEFREGPSAGLVLQAYLRESPNQLDSILAWARQSPRKPPLVVRLVKGAYWDHEIVEARQHGWETPVFEVKAECDRNYEQLTRRLLDARPAVRVAIASHNLRSISHAIAYNRHSGGEDRDLELQVLRGLGDELGYALAAQGQRVRVYCPVGDLVAGMAYLVRRLLENTSNESFLHEQAMGVPLEELLAAP from the coding sequence GTGTCCGACGTGGAGCACGACCCGGGTGTCGAAGCTGAACTGAACGAAGTGGGACGAGCGCTGTACGCGTCATTCCCGCAGCGCAGCCGCAATCCGGTGAAGGCGCTCGACGCGCGGGCCATGGAGCTGGCGTCTCAGGACGCGGAGCTGCGCGCGGCTCTCTTTCGCTTCGTGGACGTGACGCCCGCCTGCCGCTCGCTAGACGACCTGGCGCGGCACCTGAGCGGCTATCTGAACGAGGTGGACGCCAAGCCGCCGCCGCTCGAGGTGGCGATGCGCATGGCGGGCACGAAGCCAGGGCGCACAGCGCTGGGCGCTGCCGCTGCGGGCGGGGTGCGGCACATGGCGCACCGCTTCATCGTGGGTGACTCGCCGCGCAAGGCGCTCGGCATCCTCCGCGAGCTCTGGGAGGGGGGCGCGGCATCCACGGTGGACCTGCTCGGCGAGGCGACGGTGACCGAGGCGGAGGCGGACCGCTATGCGGCGCGCTGCGCCGAGGCGCTCGACACGATCGCGGAGGCGGCTCCACGCTGGCCCGAGCGCCCGCAGCTCGAGGCGGACTCCCTGGGCCCGCTGCCGCGCGCCAACCTCTCGGTGAAGGTCTCCGCCCTCACTCCGCACATCCGCCCGGACGCGCCCGCGCTCGGCCGCGACGACGCCGCGCGCCGGATGCGCCCGCTGCTGCGAAAGGCGCGCGACCTCGGCGCCCACCTGCACATCGACATGGAATCGCTCGACGCGCTCGAGACCACCATGGACCTGATCTTCGAGCTGCTCGACGAGGACGAGTTTCGCGAGGGCCCGTCGGCAGGCCTCGTGCTGCAGGCGTACCTCCGCGAGTCGCCGAACCAGCTGGACAGCATCCTCGCGTGGGCACGGCAGAGCCCGCGCAAGCCCCCGCTCGTGGTGCGGCTCGTGAAGGGCGCGTACTGGGACCACGAGATTGTGGAGGCGCGACAGCACGGCTGGGAGACGCCGGTGTTCGAGGTGAAGGCCGAGTGTGACCGCAACTACGAGCAGCTCACCCGCCGGCTGCTCGACGCGCGCCCTGCCGTTCGGGTGGCGATCGCATCGCACAACCTGCGCTCGATCTCCCACGCGATCGCGTACAACCGCCACTCGGGCGGCGAGGACCGCGACCTCGAGCTTCAGGTGCTCCGCGGACTCGGCGATGAGCTGGGGTACGCCCTCGCGGCGCAGGGACAGCGGGTGCGGGTGTACTGCCCGGTGGGCGATCTGGTGGCCGGAATGGCGTACCTCGTGCGCCGGCTGCTCGAGAACACCTCGAACGAGTCGTTCCTGCACGAGCAGGCGATGGGCGTGCCGCTCGAGGAGCTGCTCGCGGCGCCGTGA